One Hyphomonadaceae bacterium BL14 genomic window, GTCGGCCGGGAGAACAGCTTTGGTGAGAGGTGTGCGCCAACGCCAACCGCCAGACCCTCAAGCCGCCCGCGCCGCCTCCCGCCTGATCCGGTCCGCAACCCGTTCCGCAAACGCTGCACACCCCGCCGTTCCGCCGAGATCCGCCGTCAGCGGACCAGCACGCAGCTCGGCCTCCAGTGCCGCCTCTATCGCGTCAGCCGCCTTCACCTCGCCCAGCCCGTGACGCAGGAGCAGCGCTGCGCTGGCAATGGCACCGGACGGGTTGGCCTTGTCCTGACCGGCAATGTCCGGCGCGCTGCCATGGATGGGTTCGAACAGGCCCGGCCCGTCCGCACCGAGGCTCGCCGAGCCCAGCAAGCCAATGGAGCCGGCGATCACGGCGGCCTCGTCCGACAGGATGTCGCCGAACAGGTTTTCGGTCAGGATGACATCAAAGCGCGCCGGGTGGGTGACGAGCGCCATGGCGCATGAATCCACCAGTTGATGGTCCAGCGCCACGTCCGGATAGTCTTTCGCCACATCCTCAACCACCGCCCGCCAGAGCCGCGAGGTGGCCAGCACATTGGCCTTGTCCACGCTGGTGACCCGCCCGGAGCGCCCGCGCGCCGCCTCGAACGCCACGCGCGCGATGCGGCTGACTTCCTCAGCTGTGTAGACGCAGGTGTCGCTGGCGCGCTCACGCCCCTCTTCGCGCGCGCCGAAATACAGCCCGCCCGTCAACTCGCGCACGATCAGCACATCCGCCCCGCGCACCCGTTCGGCGCGCAGGGGCGAGAAATCCTCAAGCCCGGGAAGCACTTTGACGGGCCGCAAATTGGCAAACAGGCCCAGCGCCTTGCGCAAACCCAGCAGCCCCGCTTCCGGCCGGACCGGACCGCCATCCCAGGCCGGGCCGCCTACCGCGCCCAGAAATACCGCATCGCTGGCTTTGGCTTTGGCGAGGGTGTCCGGCGGGAGCGGGTCGCCGCAGGCATCGATCCCGGCGCCGCCGAAGGGGGCGTCTTCAAAGGTGAGCGTCAGGCCGCACCCCTCACCGGCGGCATCCAGGCACAGACGCGCCGCCCGCGTCACTTCCGGACCGATCCCGTCGCCCGGCAGCAGCAGGATGCGCGCACTCATGCGGCGCGCTCCGCTTCAAAGCGCGCGATATCCTCGCCCTGGGCAAGGATATAGCCCATCGGGTCCACGCCCTCGATCAGGCAGGTGCGCGCAAACGGCTCCAGCACGAAGCGGGCGGTGATGTTGCCGGCGG contains:
- the leuB gene encoding 3-isopropylmalate dehydrogenase, which produces MSARILLLPGDGIGPEVTRAARLCLDAAGEGCGLTLTFEDAPFGGAGIDACGDPLPPDTLAKAKASDAVFLGAVGGPAWDGGPVRPEAGLLGLRKALGLFANLRPVKVLPGLEDFSPLRAERVRGADVLIVRELTGGLYFGAREEGRERASDTCVYTAEEVSRIARVAFEAARGRSGRVTSVDKANVLATSRLWRAVVEDVAKDYPDVALDHQLVDSCAMALVTHPARFDVILTENLFGDILSDEAAVIAGSIGLLGSASLGADGPGLFEPIHGSAPDIAGQDKANPSGAIASAALLLRHGLGEVKAADAIEAALEAELRAGPLTADLGGTAGCAAFAERVADRIRREAARAA